A single region of the Salipaludibacillus sp. LMS25 genome encodes:
- a CDS encoding 5'-3'-deoxyribonucleotidase, producing the protein MDEVMADFMPKHLKLFNDDNGENITINDLQGKKLRELRSDHVEQLGNYLREPSFFRDLAVMPDSQEVIRDLHEHYEIFITTAAMEFPTSFTAKYEWLKEHFSFLNDLNFVFCGDKSIIHADYLIDDNVRHFKRFSGQGILYTAHHNIHETGYPRVDNWQDVRAYFLGS; encoded by the coding sequence ATGGACGAGGTTATGGCTGATTTTATGCCGAAACATTTGAAGTTATTTAATGACGATAATGGAGAAAATATCACCATTAATGATTTACAAGGCAAAAAGCTTCGTGAGTTACGGTCTGATCACGTTGAACAGTTGGGTAACTATTTAAGAGAACCATCCTTCTTTCGTGATCTTGCTGTTATGCCGGACAGTCAGGAAGTCATTCGTGACTTACATGAGCATTATGAGATTTTTATTACGACAGCAGCGATGGAATTCCCCACCTCTTTCACCGCTAAATATGAGTGGTTAAAAGAACATTTTAGTTTCTTAAATGACTTGAATTTTGTTTTTTGCGGGGATAAAAGTATTATTCATGCTGATTATCTGATTGATGATAACGTGAGGCACTTTAAACGATTTAGTGGGCAAGGGATTTTGTATACTGCCCATCATAATATACACGAAACAGGCTATCCACGGGTCGATAACTGGCAGGACGTTAGAGCGTATTTTTTAGGAAGTTAG
- the zupT gene encoding zinc transporter ZupT encodes MTENLVFAFNMTLIAGAATGIGSLLAFFTSRTNTKFLSFALGFSAGVMIYLAMVDIFVKAKVLLVNELGTISGNWATIAAFFSGMVMIAIIDQLIPEPGNPHNIKKVEDMYRFKRRETNDELLKMGSFTALAIAIHNFPEGMATFMAALQEPSLGIALAVAVAIHNIPEGVAISVPIYYATGDKKKAFKLSFLSGLAEPLGALAVYFILMPYLSDILFGLIFASVAGIMIFISLDELLPAAKKYDETHIPIYGLMTGMGVMAVSLILFIP; translated from the coding sequence ATGACGGAAAATCTCGTGTTTGCATTTAATATGACATTGATAGCTGGAGCGGCGACAGGTATTGGCAGTTTACTTGCTTTTTTTACGTCTCGCACGAATACAAAGTTTTTATCGTTCGCCCTTGGTTTTTCGGCAGGCGTCATGATTTATTTAGCGATGGTCGATATTTTTGTGAAAGCAAAAGTTCTGCTCGTGAATGAATTGGGAACCATCTCTGGTAATTGGGCTACTATTGCTGCTTTTTTTAGCGGTATGGTAATGATCGCTATTATTGACCAGCTTATTCCGGAGCCTGGTAACCCCCACAATATAAAAAAAGTAGAAGATATGTATCGCTTTAAGAGAAGGGAGACAAATGATGAATTATTAAAAATGGGGTCTTTCACAGCGCTAGCTATTGCCATTCACAATTTTCCTGAAGGGATGGCCACATTTATGGCAGCTTTGCAAGAGCCGTCATTAGGAATCGCTTTAGCAGTTGCTGTGGCCATTCACAATATTCCAGAAGGGGTTGCTATTTCTGTGCCGATTTATTATGCCACAGGTGATAAAAAAAAGGCTTTTAAACTGTCGTTTTTATCAGGGCTGGCTGAACCACTTGGAGCGTTAGCCGTTTATTTTATACTCATGCCATATTTAAGTGATATCTTGTTTGGCCTCATTTTTGCCTCAGTTGCAGGTATTATGATATTTATTTCGTTGGACGAATTACTGCCAGCGGCGAAAAAATATGATGAGACACATATTCCGATTTATGGCTTGATGACGGGCATGGGAGTAATGGCTGTTAGTTTAATTTTGTTTATTCCTTAA
- a CDS encoding DUF438 domain-containing protein, with product MSEMINNREKTSGEQSERQRLLKEIIKELHDGKPVEAVRQKFEQAIDRISVSEISQMEQALMEEEGISVEEVQRLCSVHTAVFKGSIEEIHQEEKLGHTPGHPVHTFIQENKEIDRLVNFTLTLHRDKFAKDPSKMTSQLLLDDLTRLLKIDNHYSRKENLLFPYLEKYGIFGPTKVMWGVDDRIRDAIKAAKLKLETDSWEMSELLEAIDYIISEVSEMIFKEENILLPMALEKLTEDEWLKIEREGDVIGYTFITPPSPWQPAREDLQSEGFMKDGVVQLETGIMSVQQLELMMNHLPVDITFIDEHDVVRYFSHGKERIFHRTKTVIGRSVQNCHPPQSAHIVNALLDDFKSGKKDVEDFWIPFKDKFVLIRYFAVRDKEGNYRGTVEFTQNIKSIQEISGEKRLMS from the coding sequence ATGAGTGAAATGATCAATAATCGAGAAAAAACAAGTGGCGAGCAATCAGAGCGCCAACGTTTATTAAAAGAAATCATTAAAGAATTACACGATGGCAAACCTGTTGAAGCGGTGAGACAAAAGTTTGAGCAGGCCATCGATCGTATTAGTGTGAGTGAAATCTCACAAATGGAGCAGGCGTTAATGGAGGAAGAGGGGATTTCAGTAGAGGAAGTACAACGGCTTTGCTCGGTGCATACTGCTGTGTTCAAAGGCTCAATAGAAGAGATCCATCAGGAAGAAAAGCTAGGTCATACGCCTGGCCATCCTGTTCACACATTTATTCAAGAAAATAAAGAAATTGATCGGCTCGTTAATTTCACGTTAACATTACATCGTGACAAGTTTGCAAAGGACCCATCTAAGATGACGTCACAACTTCTTTTAGACGATTTAACTCGTTTATTAAAAATTGATAACCATTATAGTAGAAAAGAAAATTTACTTTTCCCTTATTTAGAAAAGTACGGTATCTTCGGACCGACAAAAGTCATGTGGGGAGTAGACGACAGAATAAGAGATGCCATTAAAGCAGCCAAGTTAAAGCTAGAGACGGATTCTTGGGAAATGAGTGAACTGTTAGAGGCGATTGATTATATAATTAGTGAAGTATCAGAAATGATCTTTAAAGAGGAAAATATTTTGTTACCAATGGCATTAGAAAAATTAACCGAGGATGAATGGTTAAAGATTGAGCGCGAAGGCGATGTGATCGGCTATACATTTATTACTCCTCCATCCCCGTGGCAACCGGCTAGGGAAGACCTGCAATCAGAAGGGTTTATGAAGGATGGGGTCGTTCAGCTTGAAACGGGTATCATGTCAGTTCAACAGCTCGAATTAATGATGAATCATTTACCAGTAGATATCACGTTTATTGATGAGCATGATGTGGTGCGTTATTTTTCACATGGGAAAGAACGCATTTTTCATCGGACAAAAACAGTTATCGGAAGATCGGTACAAAACTGTCATCCCCCTCAAAGTGCTCATATTGTCAATGCCTTACTAGATGATTTTAAGTCTGGTAAAAAAGACGTAGAAGACTTCTGGATACCGTTCAAAGATAAATTTGTTTTAATCCGATACTTCGCTGTAAGAGATAAAGAAGGTAACTATAGAGGGACAGTAGAATTTACGCAAAATATTAAATCGATTCAAGAGATAAGTGGCGAAAAAAGGTTAATGTCGTAA
- a CDS encoding amino acid ABC transporter permease: protein MIEWFTQIQWEYLYNPQLAYDSRELLLEGLKVTMIIALFSMFFALMLGVVLGVMRMSKFWFLRLPAKLYISFMRGTPLLIFIFILYYGIPVLGIEFKSAMVAGIVGISLNFAAYIAEVVRSAIMSVPRGQWEAAASLQMNYIQTLRRIIIPQATRIALPPIFNIFMDVIKGTSLVSVITVQELFYSARLVAGQTYDSMTMYITAALIYWVVCIIIGFFQDYLEKRYNRYLSRR from the coding sequence ATGATTGAATGGTTTACACAAATACAATGGGAATACTTATATAATCCACAATTAGCCTACGATTCTAGAGAGTTATTACTTGAAGGGCTAAAAGTCACGATGATCATTGCGTTATTCAGTATGTTTTTTGCGCTCATGCTGGGTGTCGTACTTGGGGTCATGCGTATGTCTAAATTTTGGTTTTTGCGCCTTCCTGCAAAGTTATATATTTCATTTATGCGGGGAACGCCATTATTAATTTTTATTTTTATTCTCTATTATGGCATTCCAGTGCTTGGTATCGAATTCAAAAGTGCGATGGTTGCAGGGATTGTAGGCATAAGTTTAAATTTTGCAGCTTATATAGCTGAGGTGGTGCGCTCTGCCATCATGTCAGTTCCTCGTGGGCAATGGGAAGCGGCAGCGTCACTCCAAATGAATTATATCCAGACATTACGTCGAATTATTATTCCACAAGCGACGAGAATTGCGTTGCCGCCTATTTTTAATATTTTTATGGATGTAATAAAAGGAACGTCCTTAGTTTCTGTTATTACTGTTCAAGAGTTATTTTATAGCGCGAGGCTCGTAGCTGGCCAAACTTATGATAGTATGACCATGTATATTACGGCAGCCCTTATATATTGGGTAGTTTGTATTATTATAGGCTTCTTCCAAGACTATTTAGAAAAGCGTTATAATCGGTACTTAAGCAGGCGATGA
- a CDS encoding ATP-binding cassette domain-containing protein, translating to MALAIKVKDLSKSFKGEAIFSNINLDIEVGKIYGFTGHNGCGKTVLFKILCGVIFPDSGEITIMNKTLGKDIDFPNNVGAIIETPGFLTDYSGFKNLNYLASIRQMIDDEQIKEAMKKVGLEPDSKKSVKKYSLGMKQRLGIAQAIMENPKILIMDEPMNSLDKSGVKQIRELLLSLKQQDTTILMTSHMAEDINILCDHVYEFDQQTLINVK from the coding sequence ATGGCCCTTGCGATAAAAGTAAAGGATTTATCTAAATCCTTTAAAGGTGAAGCTATTTTTTCAAATATTAACTTAGATATCGAGGTAGGTAAGATCTATGGCTTTACAGGCCACAACGGCTGTGGAAAAACCGTTTTATTTAAAATTCTCTGTGGGGTCATTTTCCCTGACAGTGGGGAGATTACTATTATGAATAAAACGCTTGGAAAGGATATAGATTTCCCCAATAATGTAGGTGCCATTATCGAAACCCCTGGCTTTCTCACTGATTATTCAGGATTTAAAAACTTAAACTATTTAGCATCTATTAGACAGATGATTGACGACGAGCAAATTAAAGAAGCTATGAAAAAAGTCGGTTTGGAGCCAGATAGTAAAAAAAGTGTTAAAAAATATTCGTTAGGCATGAAGCAACGCTTGGGCATTGCTCAAGCCATTATGGAGAATCCTAAAATTTTAATTATGGATGAACCTATGAACAGCCTTGATAAAAGTGGCGTTAAACAAATAAGAGAATTACTCTTATCCTTAAAACAACAAGACACAACGATTTTAATGACGAGCCATATGGCTGAGGATATTAATATTCTATGTGACCACGTTTATGAGTTTGATCAACAGACACTTATTAATGTGAAATAA
- a CDS encoding ABC transporter permease: protein MNELKRGMFNKRMLLACFVGLLVIILEAYDNVLEGMTFANLTAPDLVDDPDTQQWLYETGHNKYTIWMNSLFFLVMVLPLLSVFSYSASFLEERNSHFHYFIQMRKSFVSYIRGKYIAVALTGGLAILIPHLIFYMAISIFFINDPNPAFIEGSVNGPFSTSFSFHPEAYIWLTFLTHFLLGACFASIALCLSSFVKKAVIVYVAPFFIFAIWEISFGFLNLDYYMSTSWYDMDMFADPIRMSLSFLTIFVATYTLFTWKAKEMNAHG from the coding sequence ATGAACGAATTAAAACGAGGAATGTTTAACAAACGAATGTTATTGGCTTGTTTCGTTGGCCTTCTTGTTATTATATTAGAGGCTTATGATAATGTCCTTGAAGGAATGACATTTGCTAATTTAACTGCACCAGATCTAGTAGACGACCCTGACACACAACAATGGTTATATGAGACAGGCCACAACAAGTATACTATTTGGATGAATAGCTTATTTTTTTTAGTTATGGTCCTTCCACTACTATCAGTATTTAGCTATTCCGCTTCTTTCCTCGAAGAACGAAATAGTCATTTTCATTACTTTATACAAATGAGAAAGTCCTTTGTGAGCTATATAAGAGGCAAATATATTGCTGTAGCCCTTACAGGCGGGTTAGCCATTTTAATCCCACATCTCATATTCTATATGGCTATCTCGATTTTTTTCATTAATGATCCAAACCCAGCATTTATAGAGGGAAGTGTCAATGGCCCATTTTCAACGTCGTTCTCTTTTCACCCTGAAGCTTATATATGGCTCACCTTTTTAACGCATTTTTTGTTAGGTGCTTGTTTTGCCAGTATAGCGTTATGTTTATCGAGTTTCGTAAAGAAAGCAGTTATTGTCTATGTGGCCCCGTTTTTTATCTTTGCCATTTGGGAAATCAGTTTTGGCTTTTTAAATTTAGATTATTACATGAGTACTAGTTGGTACGACATGGACATGTTTGCTGACCCTATAAGAATGTCCCTTTCCTTCCTCACTATTTTCGTAGCTACTTATACTCTTTTTACGTGGAAGGCAAAGGAGATGAACGCACATGGATAA
- a CDS encoding transporter substrate-binding domain-containing protein — MMKKMSIAGLAMTSLLMITACQAVNEDNNETGNNDGNKTNESAADEDTSWAEVEESGTLVVGTSGTYAPITFMDDNNELTGFEVELAREVAEILDLEIEFSTMDFDGILPALRNGQIDVAAHDFAITEERLETFDFVIPHKYSYGSIIVRDEDVDAFDSAHDLEGVDVALGSLTSNYAIFADNIGANGTAYDGGTEAILRDVINGNQDAYLNDYLVLQRTLDEFGDDRLAVATDVKYHATESAMAVLKGNTSLKEQLDDAVQELIDNGTVANLAEEFLGEDVSQPVDESEVVSLDGE; from the coding sequence ATGATGAAGAAAATGAGTATTGCAGGGCTTGCTATGACGTCTTTACTGATGATTACAGCGTGTCAAGCAGTGAATGAAGATAATAATGAAACAGGGAATAATGACGGCAATAAGACGAATGAATCTGCGGCTGATGAGGATACATCTTGGGCAGAGGTAGAGGAGAGCGGTACGTTAGTTGTTGGGACATCAGGAACATATGCCCCTATTACCTTTATGGATGACAATAATGAATTAACGGGTTTTGAAGTGGAGCTTGCTCGCGAAGTGGCTGAAATTCTCGACTTGGAAATTGAATTCAGTACAATGGACTTTGACGGTATTTTACCAGCGCTAAGAAATGGACAGATTGACGTTGCGGCCCATGACTTTGCCATTACGGAAGAAAGACTGGAAACATTTGATTTCGTTATACCCCATAAGTATTCTTATGGTTCTATTATCGTGAGAGATGAAGATGTGGACGCATTTGACTCTGCCCACGATTTGGAAGGGGTCGACGTGGCGCTCGGATCATTAACGAGTAATTATGCGATATTTGCTGATAATATCGGGGCTAACGGTACGGCTTACGATGGTGGTACCGAGGCGATTCTTCGCGATGTGATTAACGGGAATCAAGATGCTTATTTAAATGATTACCTCGTGCTTCAACGAACTTTAGACGAGTTCGGTGATGATCGTCTAGCTGTTGCCACTGATGTTAAATATCATGCTACTGAAAGTGCTATGGCAGTCTTGAAAGGCAATACGTCCCTTAAAGAACAACTTGATGATGCTGTCCAAGAGCTTATTGATAATGGGACGGTCGCTAACTTGGCAGAAGAGTTTTTAGGGGAAGATGTGTCACAGCCGGTTGATGAATCGGAAGTCGTTAGCTTAGATGGCGAGTAA
- a CDS encoding GTP-binding protein, whose amino-acid sequence MEEPELRNKWDDQFGDRQTELVLIGIDMNQADVTESLDQCLLTDDEMTIDWNTLPAFVEG is encoded by the coding sequence ATAGAGGAACCAGAACTTCGCAACAAGTGGGATGACCAATTTGGTGACAGGCAGACAGAGCTTGTCCTCATTGGCATCGATATGAATCAAGCGGACGTCACTGAATCTCTAGATCAGTGTTTGTTAACGGATGACGAGATGACGATAGATTGGAACACCCTCCCTGCCTTTGTTGAGGGTTAA
- a CDS encoding DUF1858 domain-containing protein: MKEISLNKTVYELCNNDPEFIEVMKDIGFVNITMPGMLQSAGRVMTIPKGCRARGVDLDDVVQKLESYGYRVTGHSQKGAEENE; encoded by the coding sequence GTGAAAGAAATATCACTAAATAAGACAGTTTATGAACTTTGTAATAATGACCCTGAATTTATAGAGGTAATGAAAGACATTGGCTTTGTTAACATTACGATGCCAGGCATGCTACAGTCCGCTGGCAGAGTCATGACGATTCCAAAAGGATGTAGGGCGAGAGGCGTAGATCTAGATGATGTTGTGCAAAAGCTCGAAAGTTATGGTTATAGAGTGACTGGCCATTCTCAGAAGGGGGCGGAAGAAAATGAGTGA
- a CDS encoding GTP-binding protein, with translation MKTSSKKETVKITYLVENHIVIKQATRAININEHPVRLRQWREEWPEEVVRAKGFLWIATQNSTAALVSQTGSIVTLQWGRQMDSCSQ, from the coding sequence TTGAAAACATCTTCAAAAAAAGAAACGGTCAAAATCACCTACCTAGTAGAGAATCACATAGTCATTAAACAAGCGACGAGGGCGATAAATATAAACGAACATCCAGTACGATTACGTCAGTGGAGGGAAGAATGGCCTGAAGAAGTGGTGCGTGCAAAAGGCTTCCTTTGGATTGCAACTCAGAATTCCACCGCTGCTCTTGTTTCTCAAACCGGCTCAATTGTCACGCTGCAATGGGGTAGGCAAATGGATAGCTGCTCTCAATAA
- a CDS encoding dipeptidase, which yields MTQAVYTYLENNRENLLKKLETFLAIPSISTDRTYTKEVLQAGQFVADYLNEIGFNKVEIKETGGHPLVYGEWLEAKGAPTVLFYGHYDVQPADPYELWESDPFSPEIRAGKLFARGASDDKGQVFMHLAVFEAFMKTEGTLPINVKVIIEGEEEIGSENLYSFLEANQAMLAADFALISDSGMVEKGQPTMLYGLKGFTGLEVTVHGPNRDLHSGLYGGAVKNPVMALSHLIASLKHENEQVAVAGFYDGVEALTADERQLMNDAPIEDYVKTTGVPTTVPEEGYTVNEHIMARPTLELNGLYGGYQGEGTKTIIPSSATAKITCRLVPGQDPNVIQDLIIQHLKARTPKGVTLDVKPEPLSAKAYKVDPDHPLIQKAADSLTKAFNKETVFVRLGGSIPVVEQLDHLFHIPVILLGFGTPEDNLHSPNESFPLDHYDKGLEVLVNYYNKVATI from the coding sequence ATGACACAAGCAGTTTATACTTATTTGGAAAATAACCGAGAAAATCTACTTAAAAAATTAGAGACATTCCTTGCTATTCCAAGTATTAGCACTGATCGTACATACACAAAAGAGGTGTTACAAGCTGGCCAATTCGTGGCTGACTATTTAAATGAAATCGGTTTCAACAAAGTGGAGATTAAAGAGACAGGTGGACACCCGCTCGTTTATGGTGAATGGCTTGAAGCAAAAGGGGCCCCAACGGTCTTATTTTATGGCCATTACGATGTTCAGCCGGCTGATCCTTATGAATTATGGGAGAGCGATCCATTTTCTCCAGAGATTCGAGCTGGTAAACTTTTTGCTCGTGGGGCAAGTGACGATAAAGGCCAAGTTTTCATGCACCTTGCCGTGTTCGAAGCGTTTATGAAAACGGAAGGAACGTTACCGATTAATGTGAAAGTGATCATTGAAGGAGAAGAAGAGATCGGGAGTGAGAACCTTTATTCTTTTTTAGAAGCTAACCAAGCCATGCTTGCGGCAGACTTTGCCCTTATTTCTGACTCTGGCATGGTAGAAAAAGGACAGCCTACAATGCTTTATGGTTTAAAAGGCTTTACAGGGTTAGAAGTAACCGTGCATGGACCTAATCGGGATCTCCATTCAGGCTTATACGGGGGAGCAGTTAAAAATCCCGTCATGGCACTGAGCCATCTTATTGCTTCTTTAAAGCACGAAAACGAACAGGTCGCCGTGGCTGGCTTTTATGATGGTGTAGAAGCTTTAACAGCAGATGAACGCCAGCTAATGAATGACGCACCGATAGAAGATTACGTTAAAACGACCGGTGTCCCAACCACGGTCCCAGAAGAGGGGTATACGGTAAATGAACATATTATGGCACGTCCTACTTTAGAGCTAAATGGCCTGTACGGTGGGTATCAAGGAGAAGGCACTAAAACAATTATTCCGTCCTCAGCTACTGCCAAAATCACGTGCCGATTAGTTCCGGGACAAGACCCTAATGTCATTCAAGACCTCATTATCCAGCATCTGAAAGCCCGAACACCAAAAGGGGTTACGCTTGATGTGAAACCTGAACCTCTATCCGCAAAAGCTTATAAGGTCGATCCAGATCATCCCCTCATTCAAAAAGCGGCTGATAGTTTAACAAAAGCGTTTAATAAAGAGACTGTTTTCGTTCGTCTTGGCGGCTCCATTCCTGTCGTTGAACAGCTTGATCACTTATTTCATATTCCTGTTATATTACTTGGCTTTGGTACGCCTGAAGATAACCTTCATTCCCCAAATGAAAGCTTTCCTCTTGATCATTACGATAAAGGGCTTGAGGTACTCGTCAATTATTACAACAAAGTAGCTACAATTTAA
- the ilvD gene encoding dihydroxy-acid dehydratase codes for MEEKKDLRIRSKVISEGVNRVPNRAMLRAIGFTDEDFKKPMIGVASTWSEVTPCNIHIDALAREAKSGAQHGGGAPMIFNTITVADGIAMGHEGMNYSLPSREVIADSIETVVGAERLDGIVAIGGCDKTTPGCLISIGRINVPSVYVYGGTIKPGRLNNEDIDIVSSFEAVGQHQQGTIDDSELHKVECSACPGPGACGGMYTANTMAAAVEALGMSIPGSSSTPAVDDYKGQECRQAGELVVKLLEKDIYPRDIMTKKAFENAITVVMALGGSTNAFLHLLAIAHSAGVDLTLDDFEKIRKKVPHLADLKPSGKYVMQDLYEVGGVPAVMKLLLEEGLLHGDCLTVTGKTLAENLAEAPSLKNGQQVIMPFSEPIKKTGPLVVLRGNLAPEGGVAKMSGQKISRFEGIAKVYDSEAEATVAIEAGEIVEGDVLVVRYVGPKGGPGMPEMLSITAMIVGRGLNGKVALMTDGRFSGGSHGFVIGHIAPEAAVGGPIGLLKNGDKVAIDSDTQEINMHVSEEELAKRKSEWKKPELKYKSGVLAKYAKLVSSSAKGAVTDGDLE; via the coding sequence ATGGAAGAGAAAAAAGATTTGCGTATTCGCAGTAAAGTTATAAGTGAAGGCGTAAACAGAGTGCCTAATCGCGCCATGCTGCGTGCGATCGGGTTTACAGACGAAGATTTCAAAAAGCCAATGATCGGTGTTGCAAGTACATGGAGTGAGGTGACACCTTGTAACATACATATTGATGCCCTAGCTAGAGAGGCGAAGAGTGGCGCCCAACATGGCGGAGGGGCTCCGATGATTTTTAACACGATTACCGTGGCGGATGGGATCGCTATGGGGCATGAAGGCATGAATTATTCGTTGCCGAGCCGAGAAGTGATTGCAGATTCCATTGAAACAGTTGTAGGCGCAGAACGATTAGATGGTATTGTGGCGATTGGTGGTTGTGACAAAACGACGCCAGGGTGCCTTATTTCTATCGGGCGTATTAATGTACCATCCGTATATGTCTATGGTGGCACCATTAAGCCTGGCCGACTAAATAATGAAGATATTGATATTGTGTCGTCCTTTGAAGCTGTTGGCCAACATCAGCAAGGAACGATTGATGATAGCGAGCTCCATAAAGTAGAATGTAGTGCATGCCCTGGTCCGGGAGCTTGCGGGGGGATGTATACGGCTAATACGATGGCTGCCGCTGTAGAAGCCCTCGGTATGAGTATTCCAGGCTCCTCATCGACCCCTGCAGTTGATGATTACAAAGGACAAGAGTGTCGACAAGCAGGTGAACTCGTTGTTAAGTTGCTAGAAAAAGATATTTATCCCCGTGATATTATGACGAAAAAAGCCTTTGAGAACGCTATAACCGTTGTCATGGCACTCGGTGGCTCAACAAATGCGTTCTTACATTTATTGGCGATTGCTCACTCGGCAGGAGTCGATTTAACACTCGATGATTTTGAAAAAATCCGTAAGAAAGTACCTCATCTTGCTGACCTAAAACCGAGTGGCAAGTATGTCATGCAAGATTTATATGAGGTTGGTGGTGTACCAGCTGTCATGAAATTGCTACTTGAAGAGGGACTTTTACATGGCGATTGCCTCACTGTCACAGGGAAGACATTGGCAGAGAATTTGGCGGAGGCACCATCCTTAAAAAATGGTCAACAAGTCATCATGCCGTTCAGTGAACCAATTAAAAAGACAGGCCCTCTCGTCGTTTTACGAGGCAACCTCGCACCTGAAGGAGGCGTGGCCAAAATGTCAGGACAGAAAATTAGCCGCTTTGAAGGTATAGCGAAGGTGTATGATAGCGAAGCGGAAGCCACTGTAGCGATTGAAGCGGGTGAAATCGTTGAAGGTGATGTGCTCGTTGTCAGGTATGTAGGACCAAAAGGCGGGCCAGGTATGCCTGAAATGCTGTCTATAACCGCTATGATTGTAGGTCGGGGACTAAATGGTAAAGTGGCATTAATGACAGACGGGCGTTTTTCCGGTGGCTCTCATGGTTTTGTAATCGGTCATATTGCCCCTGAAGCCGCAGTTGGTGGGCCGATTGGCTTATTGAAAAACGGTGATAAAGTGGCGATTGACAGTGACACACAGGAAATCAATATGCATGTCTCTGAAGAAGAACTGGCTAAACGTAAAAGTGAGTGGAAAAAGCCAGAACTGAAATATAAAAGTGGTGTACTAGCGAAATATGCTAAACTCGTCTCGTCATCGGCGAAAGGTGCCGTAACAGACGGGGATTTAGAATAG
- a CDS encoding amino acid ABC transporter ATP-binding protein: protein MITVSKLNKKFDQTTVLESIDFSVNKGEVVCLVGPSGSGKTTLLRCLNLLEIPNGGTVTIGDKTVTFGEKTLSKKDIAQLRRYSGMVFQGFHLFPHKTVIENIIEAPLVVKKANRKTLIDKGKSLLEKVGMLEHIAKYPDALSGGQQQRVAIARALMMEPEVMLFDEPTSALDPQLVKEVLRVIESLAKEGQTMVIVTHEMNFARRIADKALFMDDGIIVEAGSAKEVLSQPKKERTQQFLQLLDDE, encoded by the coding sequence ATGATTACAGTTAGCAAGTTAAATAAAAAATTTGATCAAACAACTGTCTTGGAGTCGATTGATTTTTCAGTAAATAAGGGGGAAGTGGTCTGCTTGGTCGGGCCTTCAGGTTCAGGCAAAACAACTCTTTTACGATGTTTGAACCTATTGGAAATCCCGAATGGCGGTACGGTTACGATTGGAGATAAGACTGTTACTTTTGGCGAAAAAACCCTTTCCAAAAAAGACATCGCTCAATTAAGACGTTACTCTGGAATGGTTTTTCAAGGGTTTCATCTCTTTCCACATAAAACTGTGATTGAGAATATCATTGAAGCCCCGTTAGTGGTAAAAAAAGCTAACAGAAAAACGCTTATTGATAAAGGTAAATCATTATTGGAGAAAGTAGGAATGCTGGAGCATATTGCAAAATACCCTGATGCGTTGTCAGGTGGCCAACAGCAAAGGGTCGCCATTGCAAGAGCCTTGATGATGGAGCCGGAGGTCATGTTATTTGATGAACCGACCTCAGCTTTAGATCCTCAGTTAGTTAAGGAAGTCCTTCGTGTTATTGAAAGCTTAGCTAAGGAAGGTCAAACGATGGTGATTGTCACACATGAAATGAATTTCGCTAGACGGATAGCTGATAAAGCATTATTTATGGACGATGGCATCATAGTAGAAGCAGGATCTGCAAAAGAGGTTCTCTCCCAACCAAAAAAGGAAAGAACGCAACAATTTCTCCAACTCCTTGATGATGAATAA